In Nerophis ophidion isolate RoL-2023_Sa linkage group LG03, RoL_Noph_v1.0, whole genome shotgun sequence, the following are encoded in one genomic region:
- the stx11a gene encoding syntaxin-11a — protein MKDRLSELLSLASKPPDVDLVLRDSPKDTLEDYQGEEAMAAIHREAQAARKEMLLLKMDVKRLGKQGSRFLTSVRRFSSIKRDSNAVGRAIKSRGEAVYARLERLKAAGEDLSREHGPSSTLARMARCQHASLTSAFQGAMSDYNRAEMELRENCQTRIQRQAEIVGKEVSRQQIEEMLETGKWSLFSDNLLCEGRGARSALSEIESRRRELLELEGRIRGVRELFLQMALLVEEQGCQLDNVEANVARASDYVSQASHQVRKAVRYKKANPCRKLFCCCCCPCCE, from the coding sequence ATGAAGGACCGACTGAGCGAGCTCCTCAGCCTGGCCTCCAAGCCTCCAGACGTGGACCTGGTCCTCAGGGACAGCCCGAAGGACACGCTGGAAGACTACCAGGGCGAGGAGGCCATGGCGGCCATCCACAGGGAGGCTCAGGCGGCGAGGAAGGAGATGCTGCTGCTCAAGATGGACGTGAAGCGTCTGGGGAAACAGGGCAGCAGGTTCCTGACGTCGGTGAGGAGGTTCAGCAGCATCAAGCGCGACTCCAACGCTGTGGGCCGCGCCATCAAGTCCCGGGGCGAGGCCGTCTACGCCCGCCTGGAGAGGCTGAAGGCCGCCGGCGAAGATCTGTCCCGGGAACACGGCCCCTCCTCCACCCTGGCCCGCATGGCACGCTGCCAGCACGCCTCCCTGACCTCCGCCTTCCAGGGCGCCATGTCCGACTACAACCGCGCCGAGATGGAGCTGCGGGAGAACTGCCAGACGCGCATCCAGAGGCAGGCGGAGATCGTGGGCAAGGAGGTGAGCCGCCAGCAGATCGAGGAGATGCTGGAGACGGGGAAGTGGAGCCTCTTCTCCGACAACCTGCTGTGCGAGGGCCGCGGCGCCCGCTCCGCCCTCAGCGAGATCGAGAGCCGGCGCCGGGAGCTGCTGGAGCTGGAGGGACGCATCCGGGGCGTCCGCGAGCTTTTCCTGCAGATGGCGCTGCTGGTGGAGGAGCAGGGCTGCCAGCTGGACAACGTGGAGGCCAACGTGGCCCGCGCCTCGGACTACGTGAGCCAGGCCTCGCATCAGGTCAGGAAGGCCGTCAGGTACAAGAAGGCCAACCCCTGCAGGAAActcttctgctgctgctgctgtcctTGCTGCGAGTGA